One genomic segment of Pandoraea thiooxydans includes these proteins:
- a CDS encoding undecaprenyl-phosphate glucose phosphotransferase has protein sequence MSIWGMTARLTDICLVVLGATIAHMLRFHGAFGLGDFEKSITAVHCALLLVVFANAGVYRSWRGQRLARLAWRVLSAWLLVTLVGVVFLFTLHRAESISRLWLGLATLISACLLVASRILAHLALQRLRRVGINHKAVAIVGPESHSRSIIEHMGAAGEAGFTPLCVFDENAASGASVAGVAVMTRFDDLARLVRQRKIAEIWLALPLSEEHTIQRFMREFRHDFVDLRFLPDVRSVSLFNHALTDILGMPAINVAASPVPEFRLWPKLVFDRLFAAFVLIPMLPLFCVIAILVKLSSPGPVLFRQKRKGVDGQLFDILKFRTMKIHGGSPGRVIQASRNDPRVTPLGAFLRRTSLDELPQFINVLMGQMSVVGPRPHAVEHDDLYKDLVDGYMYRYRIKPGITGWAQVNGYRGETRTVGKMEARVKFDLFYLQNWSFWFDIKIIVLTMMKGFVGKNAF, from the coding sequence ATGTCGATTTGGGGCATGACCGCACGTCTGACAGACATTTGCCTGGTCGTGTTGGGCGCGACGATCGCGCACATGTTGCGCTTTCACGGCGCGTTCGGTCTTGGCGATTTCGAGAAATCGATAACGGCCGTACACTGCGCGCTGCTGCTGGTGGTGTTTGCCAATGCTGGGGTGTATCGGTCATGGCGTGGGCAGCGGCTCGCGCGACTGGCCTGGCGAGTGCTTAGCGCCTGGCTCCTGGTGACATTGGTCGGCGTTGTGTTTCTGTTCACGCTGCATCGCGCCGAGAGCATTTCACGCTTGTGGCTCGGTCTGGCAACGCTCATCTCGGCGTGCCTGCTGGTAGCGTCCCGGATTCTTGCGCACCTCGCGCTGCAGCGGCTCAGGCGTGTCGGCATCAATCACAAAGCCGTGGCAATCGTCGGACCGGAGAGTCACAGCCGCAGCATCATCGAGCACATGGGCGCGGCCGGAGAGGCCGGCTTCACGCCGCTGTGCGTGTTCGACGAAAATGCCGCCTCGGGCGCCAGCGTGGCCGGCGTTGCAGTGATGACGCGCTTCGACGATCTCGCCAGACTGGTGCGCCAGCGCAAAATCGCGGAAATCTGGCTGGCATTGCCGTTGTCCGAGGAGCACACCATCCAGCGTTTCATGCGGGAGTTCCGGCACGACTTCGTCGACCTGCGCTTCCTGCCCGACGTGCGCAGCGTCTCTCTTTTCAACCATGCCCTGACCGACATTCTGGGCATGCCCGCCATCAATGTCGCAGCCAGTCCGGTTCCGGAATTCCGGCTATGGCCGAAGCTCGTGTTCGATCGTCTGTTTGCCGCGTTTGTTCTTATCCCGATGCTGCCGCTGTTTTGCGTGATTGCGATCCTGGTCAAGCTCTCGTCGCCCGGGCCGGTGTTGTTCAGGCAAAAGCGCAAAGGCGTCGACGGGCAGCTATTCGATATCTTGAAGTTCCGCACCATGAAAATCCATGGCGGCTCACCGGGGCGCGTGATCCAGGCCAGCCGCAACGATCCGCGCGTTACGCCGCTGGGGGCATTCCTGCGGCGCACCAGCCTGGACGAGCTGCCGCAATTCATCAACGTGCTGATGGGGCAAATGTCGGTGGTCGGTCCGCGCCCGCATGCCGTCGAGCACGACGATTTGTACAAAGACCTGGTCGACGGCTACATGTACCGCTACCGAATCAAGCCCGGCATTACCGGTTGGGCGCAAGTCAACGGCTATCGGGGCGAGACCAGGACCGTCGGGAAGATGGAAGCGCGGGTGAAATTCGATCTGTTCTATTTGCAGAACTGGTCGTTCTGGTTCGACATCAAGATCATTGTGCTGACCATGATGAAGGGCTTTGTCGGGAAGAATGCTTTCTGA
- a CDS encoding acyl carrier protein, giving the protein MWEKANINRTLRSILSERVHLEIPVDHMRDEDDLYAAGLSSLVTVHILLAVEDEFGIEIPDEMLTRELFQSIANLSRTIAELVPVDAVEGASGVA; this is encoded by the coding sequence ATGTGGGAAAAAGCCAATATCAATCGGACGCTACGAAGCATTCTGTCGGAGCGCGTTCATCTGGAAATACCTGTCGATCATATGCGTGACGAGGATGATCTCTACGCCGCCGGGCTGTCGTCGCTGGTGACCGTCCATATTCTGTTGGCCGTCGAGGACGAGTTTGGCATTGAGATCCCCGACGAGATGCTCACGCGGGAACTGTTCCAGAGCATCGCCAATCTGAGCCGAACCATCGCCGAGTTGGTACCGGTTGACGCGGTGGAGGGCGCCTCCGGTGTTGCGTGA
- a CDS encoding glycosyltransferase family 4 protein, which produces MKILHLANHSQKIGNGIVNVMVDLACLQAQAGHQVAVASSGGSFEPLLTRYGVQHLTLVQTKHPWRVPAMLRQFRGIADRFQPDIVHAHMMTGALLAWMARARAPYTLITTVHNEFQRASDLMRVGDQVVAVSEAVAQAMIRRGIAAERMSVVRNGIIGAPRFLHDEPGGESERASAAPPAPSIERPSVVTVSGLYKRKGIHDLLSAFHIVREQQPHAHLYLVGEGPDRAALEALSRRLGLTQAAHFIGYVKDPAPYFRQADVFVLPSHSESSSLAIMEARVAGCAIVATAVGGIPETLAHGAAGQMVPPSDPASLAEAIVALLRDEQWRKHWQMRARENLDALGVDHVYNEYHQIYLEALARRAANPIDETNRTLDRGR; this is translated from the coding sequence ATGAAGATATTGCATCTTGCCAATCACTCGCAAAAAATCGGTAACGGCATCGTCAACGTGATGGTCGATCTGGCCTGCCTGCAGGCTCAGGCCGGCCACCAGGTCGCGGTGGCCTCCTCGGGCGGCAGTTTCGAGCCGTTGCTGACCCGTTACGGCGTGCAGCACCTCACGCTGGTGCAGACCAAGCACCCCTGGCGCGTGCCGGCCATGCTGCGGCAATTTCGCGGCATTGCCGACCGGTTTCAGCCCGATATCGTTCACGCCCACATGATGACCGGCGCGCTGCTGGCCTGGATGGCGCGCGCCCGTGCGCCCTACACCCTGATTACCACCGTGCACAACGAATTCCAGCGAGCATCCGACCTGATGAGGGTCGGCGATCAGGTGGTCGCGGTAAGCGAGGCGGTTGCGCAGGCGATGATCCGGCGCGGCATTGCGGCCGAGCGCATGAGCGTGGTGCGTAACGGCATCATCGGCGCGCCGCGCTTCCTGCATGACGAACCAGGCGGCGAGAGCGAACGCGCGAGCGCCGCGCCGCCCGCGCCCAGCATCGAGCGCCCGAGCGTCGTCACGGTCTCGGGTCTGTATAAACGCAAAGGTATTCACGATCTGCTGAGCGCCTTCCATATCGTGCGCGAGCAGCAGCCGCACGCCCACCTGTATCTGGTCGGCGAAGGACCGGACCGCGCCGCGCTGGAGGCGCTCTCCCGTCGGCTGGGCCTGACGCAGGCGGCGCATTTCATCGGCTACGTGAAGGATCCGGCGCCCTATTTCCGGCAAGCCGACGTGTTCGTGCTGCCCTCGCACAGCGAGTCGTCGTCGCTGGCGATCATGGAAGCCCGTGTGGCCGGATGCGCGATCGTCGCCACCGCGGTGGGCGGCATTCCGGAGACCCTCGCGCACGGCGCGGCGGGCCAGATGGTGCCGCCGTCCGACCCGGCCTCACTGGCCGAGGCAATCGTCGCGCTACTGCGCGACGAACAATGGCGCAAACACTGGCAAATGCGGGCCCGCGAGAACCTGGACGCACTCGGCGTCGATCACGTCTACAACGAATACCACCAGATTTATCTGGAGGCTCTGGCGCGCCGCGCCGCCAATCCGATTGACGAGACAAACAGAACACTGGACCGCGGTCGATAG
- a CDS encoding polysaccharide biosynthesis tyrosine autokinase — protein MSVRNIEWGAVPLRRGSGAVTPREALRLVADKARVVLLITAILVAFSALYAFLAQPIYSANALLRVSPPNANELGIGNRQKQMTLPENPDTATEIQLVKSREILLPAIKRFHLDIHVAAQRLPLIGSIAEKFAKDGHPAAPWFGLENYAWGGEAVSIGQLHVPPELQNKPLELRVLPGRRFGLYDPAGTLLVTGEVGVPAQGAGVTVLVNRLSARAHTRFTVTRYDDITAVNLMLRHLQVVEEGKNTGVVKVSYENSNPVLAMQVTNAVVQGYLAANAASHQEEANKMLTFVQGELPRLRAELDDAERKLSQYRTHAGTMEPDRESQSYLRGGIDFDRQIAALKLQRTQLLSRFTANSPEVRNIDQQLAELEGYKHSFTARFDNLPASQRRLAELTRNEKVASEIYVAMVNRAQELSVTRASNFGNVRIVDTALVPQKPIRPRRALIVAVATLLGLLLGALYVLLRRQLSSRIDDPLLVEQRLRLPVFGTIAFSNQQSRLAGAAQGQLLAAHDERPGDLEPRLRPALAIPPPAQASARSRALEPAEPGSGEEIRAPRGVMAVNRPHDVTVEALRSVRTALQSGAASATNNILVVSAPTPETGKSFVAANLAVLEAETGKRVLLIDGDMRRGRLATHFGHPDAPGLSELLMGRAEIAQVIQSAGVGGMSFLAAGRTPGHPAELLSTRHMEGLLKMFSERFDLVVIDTPPVLAVADAPILARHAGTTVLVLRPNAQTEREIEDSVIWLGRAGARVAGTIFNAMPPRRGEKRSYVYAYASAPDSAGY, from the coding sequence ATGAGTGTGCGAAATATCGAATGGGGCGCGGTCCCCCTGCGCCGCGGCAGCGGTGCGGTCACGCCGCGCGAAGCGCTGCGGCTCGTCGCCGACAAGGCTCGGGTCGTGCTGTTGATTACCGCCATCCTGGTTGCTTTCAGCGCACTCTACGCGTTCCTGGCGCAGCCGATCTATTCGGCCAACGCGCTATTGCGGGTGAGCCCGCCAAATGCCAATGAGCTGGGTATCGGTAACCGGCAAAAGCAAATGACACTGCCGGAAAATCCCGATACGGCCACGGAAATCCAGCTCGTCAAGAGTCGCGAGATATTGCTGCCCGCAATCAAGCGATTCCACCTCGATATTCATGTCGCGGCCCAGCGCCTGCCCCTCATCGGCAGCATCGCCGAGAAATTCGCCAAGGACGGGCACCCGGCCGCCCCATGGTTCGGGTTGGAAAATTACGCGTGGGGTGGCGAGGCGGTGAGCATCGGACAACTTCACGTGCCGCCCGAGCTACAAAACAAGCCGCTGGAACTGCGCGTGCTGCCGGGGCGGCGCTTCGGCCTCTATGATCCGGCCGGCACATTGCTGGTCACGGGCGAGGTCGGCGTGCCGGCGCAGGGCGCCGGCGTCACCGTGCTGGTGAATCGCCTGAGCGCACGTGCGCACACACGATTTACCGTGACACGCTATGACGACATCACCGCGGTGAATCTCATGCTGCGTCATCTGCAGGTCGTCGAGGAGGGGAAAAACACGGGCGTAGTCAAGGTTTCCTACGAGAACAGCAACCCCGTGCTGGCCATGCAGGTAACCAACGCGGTGGTGCAGGGCTATCTTGCCGCGAACGCCGCGAGCCACCAGGAAGAGGCCAATAAAATGCTCACCTTCGTGCAGGGCGAGCTGCCTCGCCTGCGCGCCGAGCTCGACGACGCCGAGCGCAAGCTTAGCCAGTACCGGACGCACGCGGGAACCATGGAGCCGGATCGGGAGAGTCAATCCTATTTGCGCGGCGGTATCGATTTCGATCGGCAAATCGCCGCGCTCAAGCTGCAGCGCACACAATTGCTGTCGCGTTTCACGGCCAACAGTCCCGAGGTGCGCAACATCGACCAGCAGCTCGCCGAACTCGAGGGCTACAAACACTCGTTTACCGCCCGTTTCGACAACCTGCCGGCCTCGCAGCGACGGCTTGCCGAGTTGACCCGCAATGAAAAAGTCGCCTCCGAGATCTATGTGGCGATGGTCAACCGGGCGCAGGAACTGTCGGTCACGCGCGCCAGCAATTTCGGCAACGTGCGGATTGTCGACACCGCCTTGGTACCGCAAAAGCCGATCCGGCCGCGACGTGCATTGATCGTCGCCGTCGCGACCCTGCTCGGCTTGCTGCTTGGCGCCCTGTATGTGTTGCTGCGGCGGCAGCTTTCGTCGCGCATCGATGACCCGCTGCTGGTCGAGCAACGTCTGCGCTTACCGGTGTTCGGCACTATCGCTTTCAGTAATCAGCAAAGCCGGCTTGCCGGCGCCGCGCAGGGGCAGTTGCTCGCCGCGCACGATGAGCGGCCTGGAGACCTCGAGCCGCGCCTGCGGCCCGCACTCGCCATTCCCCCTCCGGCCCAGGCGTCCGCGCGCTCGCGCGCGCTCGAGCCGGCCGAGCCAGGCAGCGGCGAAGAAATCCGCGCGCCGCGTGGTGTGATGGCGGTCAATCGTCCGCACGACGTGACTGTCGAAGCGTTGCGCAGCGTGCGCACCGCTCTGCAGTCAGGGGCTGCCAGCGCAACCAACAACATTCTGGTGGTGAGCGCGCCGACGCCGGAGACCGGCAAGAGTTTCGTCGCGGCCAATCTGGCGGTGCTGGAGGCCGAGACAGGCAAGCGCGTGTTGCTGATCGACGGCGACATGCGCCGCGGGCGCCTGGCGACGCATTTCGGACATCCCGATGCGCCGGGGTTATCGGAGTTGTTGATGGGGCGCGCGGAAATTGCCCAGGTGATTCAATCCGCCGGGGTCGGTGGCATGTCGTTCCTGGCGGCCGGACGCACGCCGGGGCACCCGGCCGAGCTGCTCTCGACGCGCCATATGGAAGGGCTGCTGAAGATGTTCAGCGAACGGTTCGATTTGGTCGTGATCGATACGCCGCCGGTATTGGCGGTGGCCGACGCCCCGATTCTGGCGCGGCACGCCGGCACCACGGTGCTGGTGCTGCGGCCGAACGCGCAGACCGAACGCGAGATCGAGGACAGCGTGATTTGGCTGGGCCGGGCAGGGGCGCGGGTGGCCGGGACGATCTTCAATGCGATGCCGCCGCGGCGCGGCGAGAAGCGTAGCTACGTCTATGCCTACGCGAGCGCGCCGGATTCGGCCGGGTACTGA
- a CDS encoding oligosaccharide flippase family protein gives MDKAIFRNFAINFTGQILPTFVSLVTVPLYIHLLGVDRYGFVALTGVFVAYFGMLDLGMGIATENRVCRIHLGTSDTPIEGVFWSACWANLVTGIAGAVIMYFAGLLYVTHFSTVQPPLRGELIDSLPWLAGSIPVANVGAVFAGAISGAQRFAVLNMNQTIGTFIEQLLPLGAIWVLGAHLPVVIASIALVRLGTVVALGIASLRILHIRQVLPPVFRTNRALFGYGGWIMLTTGIAMIGDTLDTVMLGMTLGARFVTYYTVPQKLVTRLNLVALSLTRTLFPRLVACEREHADQIVRTSLTFLTTLFTPLAIVCIFAIGPFLSLWIGHDLSIVSSPVGRILIVAIWVSGQSNVLRVLIQAQKNPATLAHLGLIELPFFGALLWFATSNFGITGASIVVVIRGLIDYCILLRLSHMGARRLVPPMLTHFTFLVASVLLADALDSPALLGAAGLVILAANVGLSFYRLASLRIMAQTLFIRLNLRKNP, from the coding sequence ATGGACAAGGCTATTTTCAGGAATTTCGCGATCAACTTCACCGGCCAGATCCTGCCGACATTCGTCTCCCTGGTCACGGTCCCGCTCTATATCCACCTGCTCGGCGTCGACCGTTACGGCTTCGTGGCCCTGACCGGGGTGTTCGTCGCCTATTTCGGCATGCTCGATCTCGGCATGGGTATCGCGACGGAAAACCGCGTTTGCAGAATCCACCTGGGCACCAGCGACACGCCGATCGAAGGCGTGTTCTGGAGCGCCTGCTGGGCGAATCTGGTGACCGGAATCGCCGGCGCGGTGATCATGTATTTCGCCGGCCTGCTCTACGTCACTCATTTTTCAACCGTGCAGCCGCCATTGCGGGGCGAACTGATCGATTCGCTTCCCTGGCTCGCGGGCTCGATCCCGGTGGCCAATGTCGGCGCGGTTTTCGCCGGCGCGATCTCCGGCGCGCAGCGCTTTGCCGTGCTCAATATGAATCAGACGATCGGCACGTTCATCGAACAATTATTGCCGCTGGGCGCAATCTGGGTGCTGGGCGCGCACCTGCCGGTCGTTATCGCCTCCATCGCGCTGGTGCGGCTGGGCACGGTCGTGGCGTTGGGCATCGCATCCTTGCGCATATTGCACATTCGACAAGTGCTGCCTCCGGTATTCAGGACGAACCGCGCGCTGTTCGGCTACGGCGGCTGGATCATGCTGACCACGGGTATCGCGATGATCGGCGACACACTCGACACGGTCATGCTGGGGATGACACTTGGCGCCCGCTTCGTGACGTATTACACGGTGCCGCAAAAGCTGGTGACACGCCTGAACCTCGTGGCGCTATCGCTTACGCGGACCTTGTTCCCTCGCCTGGTGGCCTGCGAACGCGAGCACGCCGACCAGATCGTACGCACCTCGCTGACATTTCTGACCACGCTGTTCACGCCCCTGGCTATCGTCTGCATTTTTGCCATCGGGCCCTTCCTGAGCCTGTGGATCGGCCATGACCTGTCGATCGTTTCCTCGCCGGTCGGGCGCATCCTGATCGTCGCGATCTGGGTATCCGGCCAATCGAATGTGTTGCGCGTGCTGATCCAGGCGCAGAAGAATCCGGCGACGCTGGCCCATCTTGGCCTGATCGAACTGCCGTTCTTTGGCGCGCTCCTGTGGTTCGCCACGTCGAATTTCGGCATCACCGGCGCGAGTATCGTGGTGGTCATCCGAGGGTTGATCGATTACTGCATCCTGCTGCGTCTGTCGCACATGGGCGCGCGTCGTCTGGTGCCGCCGATGCTGACGCACTTCACGTTCCTGGTCGCCAGCGTGTTGCTGGCCGATGCGTTGGATAGCCCCGCGCTGCTTGGCGCTGCCGGCTTGGTGATACTCGCAGCCAACGTGGGGTTGTCGTTCTATCGGCTGGCCAGTCTGCGCATCATGGCACAGACCCTATTCATCCGGCTCAATCTGCGCAAGAACCCATGA
- a CDS encoding Crp/Fnr family transcriptional regulator: MPDARGDPQSIHQNGLLSALPLDEWAALEPNLRLVRLKVGRLLSDVGETFDSVYFPTTAIVSILYLQEDGLTMEVASVGSEGMVGVSVVAGEGVTLDRAEVRHAGYSYVLNARLFKREFERGGYLQHLMLLYFQARMAQVAQSALCNRRHSIKERLCSWLLLTQDRLTSPEIDTTQDMIANMLGVRREGVTAAVKVLQDAGLIQGRRGHISILDRPGLERQACECYGIIKREFARLLPDSAPPQVMQSGQLLQLVPSR, translated from the coding sequence ATGCCGGATGCAAGAGGTGATCCGCAGTCGATTCATCAAAACGGCCTGCTCAGCGCGCTGCCATTGGACGAGTGGGCCGCGCTGGAGCCCAACCTGCGATTGGTGCGGCTCAAAGTGGGCCGCCTGCTCTCCGACGTCGGAGAGACATTCGATTCAGTGTATTTCCCTACCACGGCAATCGTTTCAATTCTCTACCTGCAGGAAGACGGCTTGACCATGGAAGTTGCCTCGGTCGGGTCCGAAGGCATGGTGGGCGTATCGGTGGTCGCTGGCGAGGGTGTGACGCTCGACCGGGCGGAAGTGCGTCACGCAGGTTATAGCTATGTACTCAACGCACGCCTGTTCAAGCGCGAATTCGAGCGTGGCGGCTATCTCCAGCATCTCATGTTGCTTTATTTCCAGGCTCGCATGGCGCAGGTTGCGCAAAGTGCGTTATGCAACAGACGGCACTCGATAAAAGAGCGACTCTGCAGCTGGCTTTTACTGACGCAGGATCGTCTGACATCGCCGGAAATCGATACGACGCAGGACATGATCGCCAACATGCTTGGCGTGCGTCGCGAGGGCGTGACCGCGGCTGTGAAAGTGCTGCAGGACGCCGGCCTGATCCAGGGGCGGCGTGGGCACATTTCGATACTCGATCGGCCGGGGCTGGAGCGACAGGCCTGCGAGTGCTACGGCATCATCAAGAGAGAGTTCGCGCGATTGCTGCCCGATAGCGCGCCCCCTCAGGTGATGCAATCGGGTCAGTTGCTGCAGCTGGTGCCGTCGCGTTGA
- a CDS encoding polysaccharide biosynthesis/export family protein, which yields MMTIKTTLFSLSLIAALSGCALAPGPHLDASRMRDNLNEPTGHTAYKVHLITPAVILAQAKAAAADGPASPTPAGEPHPALQEYRIGPMDIVGVTIWGHPELSASDGALPQQRTPTNAATGDQTSGTITGLSGAGGNGVGTVRERVAADGTIFFPTLGRVAVGGKTPANAARLLTSMLSDHLKNPQVDVSILQYRSQRVEVTGDIKRPGTLPITDSPLSVVDAIARTGGALPDADLQRVRVTRGNKVFVLDVNAVMRHGDASQNMTLRSGDIVDVPNHNDSRVFVIGEISKPSVLFMNNGHMALADALARAGSINPTSAQPRQVLVIRRTPKDPTQPEIFRLDMTQVDALLLSTEFSLKPLDVVYVGTAPLVSLNRLLNQVLPSVESLYLISTVHP from the coding sequence ATGATGACGATCAAAACAACGCTATTCTCATTGAGCCTGATCGCCGCGCTTTCAGGTTGCGCGCTGGCGCCCGGCCCGCACCTGGATGCCTCGCGCATGCGGGATAACCTGAACGAGCCCACCGGCCACACCGCGTATAAAGTCCATCTGATTACCCCGGCGGTCATCCTGGCGCAAGCCAAAGCCGCGGCGGCCGACGGACCAGCGAGTCCGACCCCGGCCGGCGAGCCGCACCCGGCTTTGCAGGAGTACCGCATCGGCCCGATGGATATCGTCGGCGTGACGATCTGGGGGCATCCGGAACTCAGCGCGAGCGATGGAGCATTGCCGCAGCAACGCACACCAACGAATGCCGCCACGGGCGATCAGACGAGCGGAACCATAACCGGCCTGTCCGGCGCGGGCGGCAATGGCGTGGGCACGGTGCGCGAGCGAGTGGCCGCCGACGGCACGATATTCTTTCCCACGCTGGGCCGCGTCGCCGTTGGCGGCAAGACGCCGGCCAACGCCGCGAGGCTGCTGACAAGCATGCTGAGCGATCACCTGAAGAATCCGCAGGTCGACGTCTCGATACTGCAGTATCGCAGCCAGCGAGTCGAAGTCACTGGCGACATCAAACGTCCCGGCACATTGCCGATCACCGACAGCCCGCTGAGCGTGGTCGACGCGATCGCCCGCACCGGCGGCGCGCTGCCCGATGCCGATTTGCAGCGCGTGCGCGTCACGCGCGGCAACAAGGTCTTCGTGCTCGACGTCAATGCTGTGATGCGCCATGGCGATGCATCGCAAAACATGACGTTGCGCAGCGGCGATATCGTCGACGTACCCAACCACAACGACAGCCGCGTGTTCGTGATCGGCGAAATCAGCAAGCCTTCGGTGCTGTTCATGAACAACGGACATATGGCGCTGGCCGATGCACTGGCCAGGGCCGGCAGCATCAATCCGACGTCGGCCCAGCCCCGGCAGGTCCTGGTGATTCGGCGTACCCCGAAAGATCCGACCCAACCGGAAATCTTCCGGCTGGACATGACGCAGGTCGACGCGCTGTTGTTGTCCACCGAGTTCTCGCTCAAGCCACTGGACGTGGTGTACGTCGGCACGGCCCCGCTGGTCTCGCTCAACCGTCTGCTCAACCAGGTGCTGCCGTCGGTCGAATCGCTCTACCTGATCAGCACCGTGCACCCCTGA
- a CDS encoding beta-glucosidase, with translation MSLSVRDPATSLLAPGAGPRTLHFAVVPAPAAGARLAVSLHEYLASGAPDPATLATIQVPLGGANEATVHLQLPSIGFYLLDARLLAANGRVIAQRRVNLAAIPPRSALGPPDFGVGATFDHGPYAPHVLLSIIRNAGFSWIRGELPWAEIERRPGVFSFPSQFGSALDLASRMGIKSLVLLDYGNAHAYPSLFKTDNAFPLTSAARQKFVQYVAAVVKRYGGQVNEWEIWNEPHFKEIGYHAYVALLEDVYPVIKRLAPSSGVVSCGGDWGGNPIDACIDAILKAGALDDQDGFSIHPYMFPAAPEVGYAGVGVPVTPVNITTVWPYLGRLIADNPKSNGRPLQLWVSEIGWPSAPRSPGQNTVTQAAYLLRTYLLSRRYAVARGVFWYDLIDNGTDPDDKESNFGLLRADLSPKPAFAAAAVLAATLERRAWRAALIDTPQTKVFEYGRRDPVIAGWTVGGERVVHLTLPAGTYVQRDWDGRQRRVAASNGQIDWKLGPLPRYLLPATTP, from the coding sequence GTGAGCCTGAGCGTGCGCGATCCGGCGACATCGCTGCTCGCGCCCGGCGCGGGCCCGCGCACGCTGCATTTTGCCGTGGTCCCGGCGCCGGCTGCCGGCGCGCGATTGGCGGTGAGCCTGCACGAATATCTGGCCAGCGGCGCACCCGACCCGGCAACGCTCGCCACGATACAGGTGCCGCTGGGCGGAGCGAACGAGGCCACCGTGCACCTGCAACTGCCGAGTATCGGGTTCTATTTGCTCGATGCGCGATTGCTCGCAGCGAATGGCCGCGTCATCGCGCAGCGTCGCGTCAATCTCGCGGCGATTCCGCCGCGCAGCGCGCTGGGGCCGCCCGATTTCGGGGTCGGCGCAACCTTTGATCACGGGCCCTACGCACCGCACGTGCTGCTGTCGATTATCAGGAATGCGGGCTTTTCCTGGATTCGCGGCGAGTTGCCCTGGGCCGAAATCGAGAGGCGCCCGGGTGTTTTCAGCTTTCCGTCGCAATTCGGCAGCGCGCTCGATCTGGCCTCGCGCATGGGCATCAAGAGCCTGGTGTTGCTCGATTACGGCAATGCGCATGCATATCCGTCCCTGTTCAAGACCGACAACGCGTTTCCGCTGACGTCCGCGGCCCGGCAAAAGTTTGTGCAATATGTCGCCGCCGTGGTCAAGCGATACGGCGGCCAAGTCAACGAATGGGAGATATGGAACGAGCCGCATTTCAAGGAGATTGGCTACCACGCCTACGTGGCGTTGCTCGAGGACGTCTATCCGGTCATCAAGCGCCTCGCGCCGAGCTCCGGTGTCGTCTCTTGTGGCGGCGACTGGGGCGGCAACCCAATCGATGCATGTATCGATGCCATCCTCAAGGCCGGCGCGCTCGACGATCAGGACGGCTTCAGCATTCACCCCTACATGTTCCCGGCCGCGCCGGAGGTCGGCTACGCCGGGGTCGGCGTCCCGGTCACGCCCGTCAATATCACCACCGTGTGGCCGTATCTCGGGCGCCTGATCGCTGACAACCCAAAATCGAACGGCCGGCCGCTGCAACTCTGGGTATCTGAAATTGGCTGGCCCAGCGCGCCGCGATCGCCCGGGCAAAACACCGTGACACAGGCGGCCTATTTGCTCAGAACCTATTTGCTGTCGCGGCGTTACGCGGTGGCCCGGGGCGTGTTCTGGTACGACCTGATCGACAACGGCACGGACCCCGACGACAAGGAAAGCAATTTCGGCCTGTTGCGCGCCGATCTGTCGCCCAAGCCCGCGTTTGCCGCCGCCGCGGTGCTGGCCGCCACGCTGGAGCGCCGTGCGTGGCGTGCGGCGCTTATCGATACGCCGCAAACCAAAGTTTTCGAATACGGCCGGCGTGACCCGGTGATCGCCGGATGGACCGTTGGGGGCGAGCGCGTGGTGCATTTGACGCTGCCGGCCGGCACTTATGTGCAGCGGGACTGGGATGGCAGGCAGCGACGCGTGGCCGCGAGCAACGGACAGATCGACTGGAAGCTGGGCCCGCTGCCGCGCTATTTGCTGCCGGCAACCACGCCTTGA